A portion of the Bdellovibrionales bacterium genome contains these proteins:
- the carB gene encoding carbamoyl-phosphate synthase large subunit — protein sequence MGKREDLKKIVLIGSGPIVIGQACEFDYSGTQACKALMKEGYEVVLINSNPATIMTDPELATRVYIEPLKVPFVRKILEKERPDAIIPTLGGQTALNLALDLDREGILKELNIELLGARVESIKAAEDREIFRSLLDKIGAKYPRSEMVRTFEQGLRAADDLGFPLILRPNYTLGGGGGGIAYSLEEYKMKIAGALHESPTSECLVEESILGWKEFELEVMRDKAGTFVVICTIENLDPCGVHTGDSITVAPQQTLTDRQYQEMRDEARKIIDCVGVETGGANIQFAVHPETGERLVIEMNPRVSRSSALASKATGFPIAKIAALLAVGYTLDELRNDITGSTPSCYEPALDYVVTKIPRFAFEKFPGAKDSLSTQMKSVGEVMSIGRTFKESFHKAIHSLNESDGGFPVISFNEDSVTYPNSQRIFHVFQALREGVTVEEICRLTQSSSEIDENVLLKAKRLGFSDATIARLASVDKLEIRNRRHKLGIHPVYFNVDTCAGEFFSNTPYLYSSYWSSQRPRQQTKDAVVILGSGPNRIGQGIEFDYSCVRSVAQLQKAGCHVVMINSNPETVSTDYDTSDELYFEPLNEEHVLEILRYVNPKGVVCQLGGQTPISLARIIVENGFNLLGSTLETIDLAEDRGLFAKVCTELAFQIPKSAMVSELKSALSVAQEIGYPLICRPSYVLGGRRMEIIEEEDELRSYFSRHGTYISSKIPCLMDQFLDRALEVDVDLVRGKDWSLVGGVVEHIEAAGVHSGDSMGVIPPQRLRDDTLERIEQLSLELADRLGVIGFLNLQLAIKDDEIFMIEANPRSSRSIPFIAKATGIPLVDLGVLALLGWDRARVRPERFNWRDISHVAVKGVVFPFKKFAEADSILGPEMKSTGESMGRGADYSEALLKALFSSQMTFPMDGEVFLSLRDKDKTELAPVIRDLCDMGYTLSATSGTATFIKSLGLPVTVVKKVQEGRPHCVDRIRSGEVAVVINTTSGRPSIETSFGIRRSCIDYSIPCITESDAVRAFLIALRKHHAGDFDVFSLPKPQSLV from the coding sequence GTGGGAAAACGTGAAGATTTAAAAAAGATTGTTCTCATTGGTTCTGGTCCTATTGTCATAGGGCAGGCCTGTGAATTTGACTATTCAGGAACTCAAGCCTGCAAAGCTTTGATGAAAGAGGGGTATGAGGTTGTTTTGATAAACTCTAATCCGGCGACGATCATGACTGATCCAGAGCTTGCAACACGGGTTTACATTGAGCCTCTGAAGGTTCCTTTTGTCAGAAAGATACTCGAGAAGGAACGTCCAGATGCAATCATACCGACATTGGGAGGGCAAACAGCTCTCAATTTGGCATTGGATCTTGATCGGGAAGGTATTTTAAAGGAACTAAATATTGAGCTTTTGGGTGCAAGGGTAGAATCTATAAAAGCAGCAGAGGACAGAGAAATCTTTCGCTCCCTCCTTGATAAAATTGGAGCGAAGTACCCGCGGAGTGAAATGGTCCGCACTTTTGAGCAAGGACTGAGGGCGGCTGATGACTTAGGGTTTCCGCTTATTTTGCGTCCCAATTATACCCTCGGGGGCGGTGGGGGTGGTATTGCCTATTCATTGGAAGAGTACAAAATGAAGATAGCGGGGGCCTTACATGAGAGCCCCACTTCAGAGTGTTTGGTTGAGGAGAGTATTCTTGGTTGGAAGGAATTTGAACTTGAGGTGATGAGGGATAAAGCCGGAACTTTCGTTGTGATTTGCACAATTGAAAATCTGGATCCCTGTGGAGTTCATACGGGAGATAGTATTACAGTAGCTCCCCAGCAGACCCTCACTGATCGCCAGTACCAAGAGATGAGAGACGAGGCTCGTAAAATCATTGACTGCGTGGGGGTTGAGACTGGGGGCGCGAACATTCAGTTTGCTGTTCATCCTGAAACGGGGGAGCGACTCGTCATTGAAATGAATCCTCGAGTGAGTCGATCTTCTGCTCTTGCCAGTAAGGCCACAGGATTTCCTATCGCAAAAATTGCCGCTTTGTTAGCTGTTGGATATACGCTTGATGAGTTGCGCAACGACATCACTGGCTCAACGCCTTCTTGTTACGAGCCAGCTCTTGATTACGTTGTCACCAAGATTCCTCGGTTTGCCTTTGAAAAATTTCCTGGAGCGAAGGATTCTCTGAGTACTCAAATGAAAAGTGTCGGTGAAGTGATGAGTATAGGGCGAACCTTCAAAGAATCATTTCATAAGGCGATCCATTCATTGAATGAATCTGACGGGGGATTTCCAGTTATTTCGTTTAATGAGGATTCGGTTACCTATCCCAATAGCCAGAGAATTTTTCACGTTTTTCAGGCGCTACGCGAAGGCGTGACTGTTGAAGAAATTTGCAGACTGACTCAATCCTCATCTGAGATTGACGAAAATGTCTTACTTAAGGCAAAGCGTCTGGGATTTTCAGATGCGACCATTGCACGATTGGCGAGTGTTGATAAACTTGAGATTAGGAATCGTAGGCATAAACTTGGGATTCACCCAGTGTATTTTAACGTGGACACCTGTGCGGGAGAATTTTTTTCCAATACGCCCTATCTTTACTCAAGTTATTGGAGCTCTCAGAGACCAAGACAACAGACAAAAGACGCTGTCGTAATCTTGGGGAGTGGCCCCAATCGCATTGGTCAAGGAATTGAATTTGACTATAGCTGCGTGCGAAGTGTGGCCCAGTTACAAAAAGCTGGCTGTCATGTGGTGATGATCAATTCCAATCCCGAGACGGTGTCAACTGATTACGACACCTCTGATGAACTTTACTTTGAACCCTTGAACGAAGAGCATGTGCTAGAAATCCTTCGTTACGTGAATCCTAAAGGTGTCGTGTGCCAACTCGGAGGACAGACTCCGATTTCTCTGGCGCGTATTATTGTTGAAAATGGATTTAACTTGCTTGGATCGACTTTGGAAACGATAGATCTGGCGGAAGACAGGGGCCTTTTTGCGAAGGTATGCACAGAACTTGCTTTTCAAATTCCTAAATCGGCGATGGTAAGTGAACTGAAAAGTGCACTCAGCGTGGCCCAAGAGATAGGGTATCCTCTCATCTGTCGGCCGAGTTATGTGTTGGGTGGCAGAAGGATGGAGATAATCGAAGAAGAGGATGAACTAAGATCCTATTTCTCTCGTCATGGAACCTACATATCGTCAAAAATTCCGTGTCTCATGGATCAATTTCTTGATCGAGCTCTTGAGGTTGATGTCGATTTAGTGCGGGGCAAGGACTGGTCTTTGGTTGGTGGTGTGGTTGAGCATATCGAGGCGGCTGGAGTTCACAGTGGTGACAGTATGGGAGTCATTCCTCCTCAAAGATTGAGGGATGATACTTTGGAACGGATCGAGCAGCTCAGCCTTGAACTGGCGGATCGTCTTGGGGTCATTGGTTTTCTGAATCTTCAGTTGGCCATCAAAGATGATGAGATTTTCATGATTGAGGCCAACCCCAGGTCCTCTCGGAGCATCCCTTTTATAGCCAAAGCCACAGGAATACCTCTGGTGGACCTTGGTGTGTTGGCGCTTCTTGGTTGGGATAGAGCTCGCGTGAGGCCTGAGCGTTTCAACTGGAGGGATATCTCGCACGTAGCGGTGAAGGGAGTCGTTTTTCCATTTAAAAAATTTGCTGAGGCTGATTCAATTCTGGGTCCAGAAATGAAGTCAACGGGAGAAAGCATGGGGCGCGGAGCGGATTATTCAGAAGCTCTGTTGAAGGCTCTGTTTTCAAGTCAGATGACGTTCCCAATGGACGGCGAGGTCTTCTTATCTTTGCGTGACAAAGATAAGACTGAATTGGCTCCTGTCATTCGTGATTTGTGTGACATGGGTTATACGCTCTCGGCAACCTCAGGTACGGCCACATTCATAAAATCCCTAGGTCTCCCTGTTACTGTCGTCAAGAAGGTTCAAGAGGGTCGGCCTCATTGCGTCGATCGCATACGTTCGGGAGAAGTGGCGGTGGTGATCAATACGACATCTGGAAGGCCATCCATCGAAACCAGTTTTGGAATTCGGCGCAGTTGTATTGATTATTCTATTCCGTGCATTACCGAGAGTGACGCGGTGAGAGCATTTTTAATTGCTCTCAGGAAACACCACGCGGGTGATTTTGATGTTTTCTCTTTACCTAAACCGCAGAGCTTGGTTTAG
- a CDS encoding ABC transporter ATP-binding protein: protein MSVVTVRNLKKSFKKGFIPRRHEVLKGMSFDVAEGTITGFLGANGAGKTTTMKCLLGLVFPDSGQIEYFGSQPISQNIKRRIGFLPEHPYFYNYLTGFEFLRFYGELSANLKARDLKIRIESLLKRVDLVYAQNRKLREYSKGMLQKIGVAQALIHDPDFIILDEPMSGLDPDGRYYLAEIIKETAKMGKSVFFSSHHLLDAERLCEDLVILKSGQVVYQGKTEALLGSMESAATITYFDHGHKKVLSASSPNEIQLNLANLLKGGAQIFEVRQERISLEEAFVRMAMRENSP, encoded by the coding sequence ATGTCAGTCGTTACTGTGAGAAATTTGAAGAAGTCCTTTAAGAAGGGATTCATTCCTCGAAGACATGAAGTTCTAAAGGGAATGTCGTTTGATGTGGCCGAGGGGACCATAACTGGGTTTCTGGGTGCAAATGGCGCTGGCAAGACAACGACAATGAAGTGTCTTCTTGGCTTAGTATTCCCTGATTCAGGCCAAATAGAATATTTTGGCAGTCAGCCGATTTCTCAGAACATAAAAAGACGCATTGGTTTCCTGCCGGAGCACCCCTATTTCTACAATTATCTGACAGGGTTTGAGTTTCTTCGTTTTTATGGTGAATTGTCTGCAAATCTGAAGGCAAGGGATTTAAAAATCAGGATTGAGAGTCTTTTGAAGCGGGTCGATTTGGTTTATGCGCAAAATCGAAAATTGCGCGAATATTCTAAGGGAATGTTGCAGAAAATTGGCGTCGCTCAGGCACTTATTCATGACCCAGATTTTATCATTCTTGATGAGCCAATGAGTGGGTTGGATCCCGATGGTCGATATTATTTGGCTGAGATAATTAAGGAAACAGCCAAAATGGGCAAATCTGTGTTTTTTAGCAGCCATCATTTATTGGATGCTGAAAGACTCTGTGAGGACTTGGTCATTTTGAAATCGGGCCAGGTTGTGTACCAGGGAAAGACCGAAGCTCTTTTGGGCAGTATGGAGAGTGCCGCAACAATCACCTATTTTGATCATGGGCACAAGAAGGTTCTCTCTGCATCGAGCCCAAACGAAATTCAATTGAATTTGGCCAATTTGCTCAAAGGGGGAGCGCAGATCTTTGAAGTGCGGCAGGAAAGGATAAGCCTTGAAGAGGCTTTTGTCCGTATGGCAATGCGAGAAAACTCTCCATGA